The Gemmatimonas phototrophica region AGCAAGTCGCGGACACGCGGGAAGAGGGTCATGTGCGCACCAGAGAGGATCGACAGACCTACCACGTCCACATCTTCCTGGACAGCGGCCGTGGCGATCATCTCCGGCGTTTGGTGCAGGCCGGTATAAATCACTTCCATGCCAGCATCACGGAGCGCGGCCGCCACTACCTTGGCGCCACGATCGTGACCATCGAGGCCAGGTTTGGCCACCAGCACGCGAATGGGTCGGGTCATCGGTTGGGTAATCGGGAGGAACCTGCAGGCGGTGCCATGGTCCATCGGTCCGAACGCAGAACAACGACGTAACTTACTCAGCCATCCTTGCGGGCCACCAGCAGCATTTCGCTGGAGGTGCGACCAAGCGGGCGTGTGCTCCAGGAATCAAAGGCCTGCTCAACGACCAGCCCCACATCGCGCAGGCGCCTGGCGAG contains the following coding sequences:
- a CDS encoding cobalamin B12-binding domain-containing protein, with the protein product MTRPIRVLVAKPGLDGHDRGAKVVAAALRDAGMEVIYTGLHQTPEMIATAAVQEDVDVVGLSILSGAHMTLFPRVRDLLLDAGRDDILLTGGGIIPKEDMDSLQAQGVARLFGPGTSTQDLVDYIREWFASREQQGA